Genomic segment of Gavia stellata isolate bGavSte3 chromosome 10, bGavSte3.hap2, whole genome shotgun sequence:
GTGCTGCTCAGTAGCCAGATGGCTGCAAAAGCTTTGCTACAAACTGGTGCAACAGAAATAGCCTTTGGCTGTCCTAAATTTAGCTTGGGACTTAGCACTTCAAAAAGTTAACATTTGTGTCTCCGCTTGCACTGAGTGCTGCTGTTGTTCTACCTGAAAATCCAGATCACATAATCTGTCCTGCCCATAACTTAATTCTGTAAACTTTTCTGATCTCCAGACATGAAAATGTATCAACgtgtgcttttcttttgtgcaTCCTACTCCCAGAAACCTGCCTTAGTAATTTACTGTAGCTGTGTTGTGTCCGCCTCCAGGTCGTGTTGGACATATAATTTCTGTTAAGCTTTTGATGAACAGAGTACAGTGGCTATAGCTAAGGCACCAGTCACAGTCAGCAGAGGGGTCGAATATTGCTCCTTGTTCTCATGATACTGTCTGTAGAGCACAGCATAGTGCTGTTGAGATGTACCCAAGCTGGGGAAGCGTTACAGCTTGCAGCAATGAAGTGCTTTACCCAGGGAGTGTATTTGCTCATGCAGAGCATGCTTGGATAGCTGTGAATAGCAGTGTAGTAACCAGTAAGTAATGTCTGTAAGGCATTAGTTCTCACATTTCTTGAAAACTTTCTAGTCATCTGCGGTGGGTTATGTAGCGCCATGCAGATTACAGTCTCATATGAACTGAGTAACTGACTTGAAATACAAGGGAATAGAGGACTCCTCAGTCCTGGCATATAATACCATTGATCCACATCCAGTTGGTATAGGTGGCTGGTCTGAGGATTTATTTTAGCTTCAACTGAGTCTGTGGAATCCAGATTCAGTAGCTTACACAAAGCAGCTCTAGCCCTGACTCGCTTCCATAATGCTGGAGGGTCAGGAGAAGTTCACTACCTTAGCCTAGGACACTGAATtagcatttctgcttttcataagAGTAATATTTCATCATGTAAAAAGCAGGCCTGCTTTTCAGTCTCAATATACACtttcagagagacagaaattacTCATGCTCAGGCTACATTTCTGTGAAACCAAGAGCTAAATTCTGTGTTCTAATGGTGCTCCTATGGCATCTTGTGGTATTTGTTCACTGAAATTGCTCATGTGTTGCTATCTGTGGTGTCCAATGAGAGAACAGTGGACTGCAAAACTGATCTCAGGTCTCAGCCTGGTGGCAGTTTGGATGTCTATGGATTCTGGCAGGTTCTCTTGCtagtggggctggggagcaaTGGCAGCACGTAGTCCTAATCCCTAATGGCAGTATGGGAGCTCCCTGTTTTGCTGTCCACATCAGTCATATCATGAGACAAAAAAGGGCAGTAACGGGAGCTGTGCCAGGGAGAAAGACTCTAAAGCAAAGATTGTAAAATCATAGGGGAAGTTGGTTCTCATTTCACCTTGCAGAATCTAAATGGagagtgttttctttcctgctttcccaAGGAAATTGTCTAGTCTTGAATATCTGGATTTGTCCAGCAATAACCTCTCACAGATCCCAAGTGGTTTACCTCGAAACATCGTCCTCCTCCACCTGGAGAAGAATGCAATTAAGGTGATTGGCAGAGATGTCTTGACCCAAATTAAGAACCTGGAGTACCTTCTGCTCCACAATAACAAATTAAAAGCCCGAGGTATTCACCCGCTAGCCTTCCAGGGCTTAAAGAAGCTGCACACTGTCCACCTGTACAACAACATGCTGGAAAGGATTCCCAGTGGGCTGCCTCGGCGAGTGAAAACACTTATGATCCTTCATAACCAGATCTCTGAGATTAACAGGAATGACTTTGCTACCACCTACTTCCTTGAAGAGCTGAACCTGAGCTACAATAAGCTCAAAAGTCCCCAGATCCATCGGGAGGCCTTCCGTAAACTGAGGCAGCTAAAGTCCTTGGATCTTTCTGGAAACAATCTCCACACGGTGCCCTTTGGCTTTCCAAAGAACTTGCAGATTCTAAAGCTGAAGGAGAACGAGATAAGCATCATCCCAAAAGGGACTTTGTCCGGGATGACAAAGCTGCGGGAACTGTATTTGAGCAacaataaactgaaaataaattccatTTATTCAAGAGCATGGAGAGAACTCAGCAGTCTCCAGGTAGAAACATCACCTTCTCTAACTGTTTTAGTAATGCTGATGTCCTCGTCTGTCTGCCTAAGCCAATTGCTGTAGCACCAACATTAGATGCGCTTGGTCCTCATGTTTTGGCCTTGCATTGTAAGTGCTACACCTTCTGTTTCTAGAGTAGAAATGATGTGCTGTTGTGCCAGAGGTGGGTGCCTCCCACTCCTGACCAGGGTGGTGGTCCACCATATACTGCTAATTCTGGGAAATGTAAAGACATCTTTGTTTCTGAACCCTAACGGTGTCCTATATTTTCAGATAAACATTAGTGAATTTTGtcattaaaactgaaattatgCCTTTCAAATAGCTTGTCTCCCAAAAGATTTAAAATCAGCTTTGAATAGacacagcaggaggaaggaatgCATAAACAAAAACACTCTTAATTCTCAAAGCCCCCACATCAGCTTATAGTCAGACAGGCCAAGCTGTAGGATTTAGCAGCTCAGCTGGCTAAGGCACCTGGATAGCAGCTAGGAGGTCTGGATTCAATCAGCAGTCTTCTCATTTGCTTAATTGTTGGAGAAAGTTAAACACAAACCATAAGGCAGGCAGGAACAATCATATTTGTGCTGTGCAAAATGACCTTTCAAAATTGTTACACTGGCTGAAGGATTtgtctgtgtttccttttaGGCAACAGCCCGTTTCCTGCAATAAAAAGTATTACCTATGTCATATGGCAACCATCTAGGGTGCATATGGTTAGGTCACTCTACAGGCAAAGTTTGTACATCTCAGAGCAGGTCAGGGCATAAGGGTCATGGAGCATATGTCACACTGGCACTCAGTGTGTTTTCAGACAATCCAAACACTTATCTATGCcaacatttctctttctggtgTTTCTGGGAATGAACAACAGCTTGTTTTTCAGTTAATGTAAATCAGCAATGCAGCAACAGTATCTGCAGAGCTGTTGGTTTGCCTCAGCTGCAGATTTGGTCCATGgatttattattatattttgcATTCGTTTGGTGCCTCAGGGAtacatacgtgtgtgtgtgtgcgcgcgcgcgcaTGCGTGCGTGCAAATATATCTAAGATGAAAAGTAGTGTGGAAGGAGATGCTGTTGAGAATTACAGATGCTGGAATTCTTTCACTGCAGTAACTTAATGAAATGTACGCACTGTCACCtcggttggtttttttttcaaacaaaaacagGTCATGAGACCCGTTAGTCAGCTTTAGTTGTTGGTTGGAATGACAAGCTTTCCTTCTTGAAAGGCCTGATTCATAGCTCCTTTACATTACTTTTACTGTCACTCACTTGTAGTCAGCATCAAGCCAGAGTAATGCATTACTGAATCAAACATTGTCCCTTCAGTTTATCTACCCCACAGTAAATCCTGTTCATACTAAACAAGGTTAAGATAATAGCGCATACTTAAAATTGTTACACTAACGGTGCATTTTtggctgttgcttttttctgGAACAGCATTACTACTTGTTAGTTATTTCCATGATAGCATATATGAATCTTTTTTATCATTAAGGGCTTAACTGTGCAATTGGTTTATGAGTTGGTGCACTGGAGTGGATTTGACAATAGCTATCATGTAAGATCCAGATTGTGCATGTACTTAGCATATGCTTCAGTCCACACTGTTTCCATGGAAATCACTGAAGACTATCTGCAATTGCAAAGCTAGACATTTACATAATTGTTTGCCAGACTGGGATTATATGGAGAATGAAAACGCTGAAATCATGACAATCGTTTGCTGAAGTGTAGCTTTGAATAATGTCTAACTAGTATGTCAGCTTGGTGCTATGAAAAGGCTACAATACAGGATAACAACACACTTACTTTGATCCATTTCCTTGCTTAAAATTCATCTGAGAAATTATCACGGCCCTTAGTCCTGATGTCTTCATACATTGGTCTATGTTAGAATACTTCCAGGTGTTTTTATGTGTAACTCTAAGTAATGCAACTTTAGCTAGTGAAGTGTTTGCAGCATCAGCTTGCAAGGAATTATCATGCGTATCTGAAGCCCAGTCTGCTTTTAATTCACTTTAAGCAGGCATGGGCTAAAGCCTGGGGACAGAGATAAAGAAATGTTGGGACTTCGAAACAAAACAGCATGGTATCTCATGTGAAATCGTGATGCTAAATGGTAGCGTAAGAGAGCACATTTGTCATGGCCACACTTAACCTTGATGCAAATTAGAGGCAGATTAAATTAGTTTATGCTACAATAATTATCACTTCAGTTTTCCGTCATGAACTCAAATTGAACCTTTCTGCATGGCTGACAATTTGCAAGGTTCTAAAGCAGACTAACCAAAGTaccatctgaaaaataaagcccGTACCCAGATGATTTTCAAACACAACAAATCCTGGATAAGCTTTGCATAAACGTTTCACTTCTGCAGTGTTACCATACTAAGTTTTTTATAAGtgcgcatatatatatatatatgtatttttataggcttatgtgtatatatatataaaaaacaatgGATAAACTTCCAAAGGAGGGTGGGGTGTGTATAGAGCCAGTCTTTGGAAGCTCATTTGTTGTCAAACTTAAATCTTTTTGTGGAGTACTGCTAGTATTTaaattcaattatttatttGACCCCTTGTTGTCTCTTCTTTGCAGTCACTAGACATGGCTGGCAACCAGCTGACTTCTATCCCATCAGGCCTCCCAGAATCTCTAGAATATCTGTATCTTCAGAACAACAAGATCACAACGGTTTCAGAGAATGCTTTTGAATCCACACCCAAAATAAAGGGGATTTACCTCAGGTAAGGACAAGTTTCCACTTGAACACAcaagattttttcttcttcatccaCTTCATAATTGCTTACTTTTTAGAAAGTGGTTAAATTCCTAACTTCCTAAATAAGCAACTTTGTTTTATGGTAGTGTATGATGAACCTATGTTCACCTGCTCAGAAAAGACACAGGTACACATAATATGCCCTTTCTTTTTGGAGAGTTTGTCCTTTCTGTGCTTATTAGAATAGATTAGGCATGTTAGAAATTCTGGGAAATTAATGTTTAACATAATGTCATATTCCAATATTCAGCTGTGAACTAAAAGTTTACAGTCCACCTGTGGGACTACAGCTTCGCCTGTGTCTGTTAGCCCTGGGTTTTGACAAAATCCCCCTCTCATAAGGTGTGTATGAGTAATCTTGAAGTTGTGTGTATTCCCTTGATAGTTTTGTCAGAAAGAGATGACAAGTTACAACTTGTAACttggcccctcactacaagaaggatgttgaggtgctggagcatgtccagagaagggtgacgaagctggtgaggggtctggagcacaagtctgatgaggagcggctgagggagctggggttgtttagtctggagaagaggaggctgaggggagatctcatcgctctctacaattacctgaaagggggttgcagagaggtgggtgttggcctcttctcccaagtgacgagtgacaggacaagaggaaatggcctcaagttgcgccaggggaggttcaggctgggtattaggaaaaatttctttacggagagagtggtgagacactggaataagcttcccagggaagtggtggagtcaccatcactggaggtgttcaaggaacgtgtggacgtcgcattgtgggacatggtttagtgggcatggtggtgttagctgatggttggatttgatgatcttacaggtcttttccaaccttagtgattctgtgattctgtgaactgtgACTGTTACGTAACTAAgtttagaaagcttttctgtttttttctgtcagttgGATGAGGACCTTGTTTTTATAGGTGACAGATACTGACCTTTTTTACATATAATGTAAAGTCACAGTATTGTAACTGATTTAAGCAAAGATTTATACCAGAAGAAGTGAAGCAAGAATCTGGCCCAGtaatatattaaattttaatCTGATGCAACATTATTGAAAATGTTGCTTAGAAGTAATTTATGAAACCCTACAGAATATATGATTAAGCTGATCCCATGGATGTCTTCAAAAAGCCTAGGCTACCTGCTGCACAAGACTAAATAAGGCCTTATTTTGTCTGCATGCAAATAAACTGTTCTGTAGTTCTGAATAGTTCTGAATCATACCTTTTTGGATTAATGATTCCATaccaagcaaataaaattacaaagtCTGGTGTAAATTAGAGCAGTCTGTCTATTTAGCTGTTCACATTTATGAGATTTTAGTGAATGCTTGGATGCAAACCAGAAACCACATACCACACTCTATATTTCTAtataaagaggagaaaaggaatttGCAAAACTATTTTGCTAACATATTTAGTAGGCAACTCCACCCAAACTAAATTGTATTTCTTAATGGGAGGCTATTAATCACTGCAATGCTTTGAAAGGATAATATACATCTGGAATATTAGACAGAATACAATTTTAAGCATGTTCAGGAGTAACAGGCCAAGCATTATATGTGAGAGGTTCTTAAATTTCAGATTAGTTTATTTATATTCTTGGAAACCCAAAtaacagatgaaaaattattgCATGTTGCTTTGTTTCTAAAGGGATACTTTGTACTAGTATTTTGAGTTTTGTGGGAGAAGAATTAAACTATCAAGGGATGACACAGAATCTCATGAAAAAGCAAGTTATAATTTGAAATGTGGGCTATGGAGCAGCTGCCTTTCCTCtctgggaaggagaaagcagaatACCAAGAGAAAGAATTTGTGGGGGAGGAATCCCAATATTacgattttttttccttgcagaatatatttatagaagGGGGAAGAGGGACTGGGGCAGAGAAAAGTAGGAGTTTTTTGAAAGCTTGGTCAATGAACTTGAAATCAGTAGGAGGTACGTAATGCTTCCCAGTATTTTCCTGCAAGGTCCTTTGTGATGATACAGAGTGCTGTGAGCAAACTTGGTTCAGTCACTGCATTTGTCTGATTGCTAATCAATAcctgttttcccttcctttttccatCCAGAGGAGTCAGTACTCTTAGAGTGCTGTTGCGGGTCAGTGTAAATTTAGAGTAACCTGGGTCAGTGTAAATTTAGAGTAACCTGGGTCAGTGTAAAGTTAGAGTAACTTGGGTCAGTGTAAGTTAGAGTAACTCCACAGAATGGTTTCCTCCTAGTCTCCTCATTTCTCTGTTGGATGTAAAAATGGACTTATTTTAATAGGAAggcctttttgtttgtttgtttaaaggTTTAATAAGATTGCAGTTGGAGCACTGAAGGAAAGTACCTTCCAAAACCTAAAGCACTTACAGGTACTGGATATTGAAGGAAACCTTGAATTCAGCAACAGTTCAAAGAATAAGGACGACtcagaagaggaaatggaagatgaggaagaggaagaagaccTGAGATAAAATGTGAACTCACACAAGCACATCATGTGGGAGGTAACAACTGTAGTTTAGTTAAAACAAGGACCCAGTTCTCAGACTCCCGTGTAAATAATTGGGGTTTACAAGTATGGTTGAAACGTAACAAGTGAGTGTCTGAGCCCTAGACTCAAAGACTTTCACTAAAACATGACTAAGAATTGCAGAATCAAAAAGGGTTGAAAATACATTATATTGTAAAATGAAAGAGTTAGTATGTATCTGTGTTGTATCAGAGGCAGTGGACTGTTCATAGTGGCTTCTGCTTATGGCCACAGCAGACACAACAGGTAAATATGAAGGTCATTATTGACTAGTCCtgataacaaaaaatgtaaagatATTTCATGATATTTTGAAGCAACTGGTTCAAAACGGAAACAAAGATTACTGATGCAGAAGACCATGTGAGCtgaaaatggattaaaaaaattagacaaaTTAAAGGAAGATAGGCCCATCGGTGTTTGTTAAACATGGCATTAAGATTATGACCTCTATCTCAAGCAGTCCTTAAATCACTGACCACTCGGAGTGGGATGATAATACTATACTTGGCATATTTCTTATGGAAACAATATCTACTTCAGGTCACTTTTGGAGATGTTATGCAGAACTGGATTGATACGTGGTCCATGATAGCCAGTTCTCACAACAACCTGTGATTTTGCTACTGCTAAGTTTTGGTGAGGGTTCATTGCTCACTTCACCCAGATTCACTGAAAGGCCTCTGGCCAGTTACAGGGTGTGATTGCTGCTGACTTTGATTCCAGACTGGTAATCTTGAAATTAAGACCTCAGTATTGCATAAGCAATCTGGCCAGCCACTTGATCTCTCTAGTTGAACCTCTTTtcaactgcagaagaaaagatgaagggAGAATGAGGTTTGAAGACTATGCATTTTTCCATAAGAAGACTAGGGATCTGCTTTATGCATTTCTTAAGCATTTTATGTTGAAAGATGATGAGGTTCAAGACACTACCCTCTACTTCTGGAGATCTAAACTCtaagacttgaaaaaaaatgtttagttttGTCCCAAATCAACATTTTGTCATGGAGAATGACACAAGGAAGTACTAGGAATAGTGATAATATGCTGAAAAGATGATGGGGCTTGAAAAGGGCAGAAGCTACTTGGAAAGTCAAACATTAGACCTCCTGGCTGGGCTATATGAAAACTTtgtgagagaagaaataatttatatCTACACACTTAGAGTTCATATAACTTCCGAATCAACACATGTCTGGTTTAGTTTGGGGCACGTGCAACATGTCAGCAGGTACTAAGTTTAGCATATTCTGAATTCTGTATTCCATTATGtaattgattttgtttttctgatgttttgcAGGAAAGCATATGGAAAATTACATATATGTCTAtgtgtatatatctatatagATATACAGAGAACACTTAGCAAAACGTGCAATGAATTACGCAGAAACTGTCATGGCACTGGGCCAGGCTCATGGAAGACTGTGTTACAGTGCCTTATTCAGGGAGAGACCCTGAATGCCTTTCCAAAGCTTCCAAATCATCTTATACAAGACCCAGGATCATAAGGGATTGCTCTGGAACTCACAAAAGctggcttttgtttcttctgtttctcttccttcactgtTTCCATCTGTAATAACAATATGGGACTGTTTTGAACACATGCCTTCAAATGCTGTTTTTGTCACTGCATTTTAAGTGAACCATGTatatgcttcttttcttttcctccacccCGAAGAAGCTGTTGTTGATCAGGCGAGATGGATATTTGCAGTAGTTTCATATGTGGAGCAGTATATGAGGCATTTTCATCATCAAGCAGCAGTAATAACTCTGGATGCAACTATTCCTCTGTTGTAGCAATGTGTATATTTGgatgagaaaaacaaagtaaggCTGGATCCCATAATATTTTATCTCTACTGCCAAAGCCTGCAGTATATGCCTGTTTTAGAAAGGTTTTAAGATAAAACAATTGCTCTTgtgaatatatataaaaaaatctgtatgtcTGCCTTCCAGAGCTTTGGTAAAGTTTCTGTCTTGCTGTTGTTTGCCCATGTGGCAGTTGTGTGAATGTCTCCAAATGTATGTCCAGAAGACGGAGTAACAGTATGCAGTTTAATATATGTGGCAGAATTTTTCACGTGTTGTGTATCATTCACATTAAGAGTCAGAAGTAAGAGTAATGAAGCAAAAGAGGGGGTGTCCTAGGAAAAAACTGTTAAGCGTCAAGAGAAATGTCTTTAGTTCAAGTCTGGGGACAGTGCCTGTTGTCATACACTCTTAAAGCCTGGTTTATGGTGTTGAGTGTATTCAGCT
This window contains:
- the PODN gene encoding LOW QUALITY PROTEIN: podocan (The sequence of the model RefSeq protein was modified relative to this genomic sequence to represent the inferred CDS: substituted 1 base at 1 genomic stop codon) translates to MXLTWHELREPVGAREMFFSIHLISDRKGAMPAGGRALLALGLLALGCAAARPPPPAANDFPEGAPERRRPPGPAPACPRDCGCTQEGVVDCGGIDLKEFPLLLPELTNHLSLQNNQIEEIFPEELARLYRLETLNLQNNRLTSKGLPEEAFEHLENLNYLYLANNKLTVAPKFLPNTLISADFAANYLTKIYGLTFGQKPNLRSVYLHNNKLSDAGLPDNMFNGSDNVEILIMSSNFLKYVPKNLPPALYKLHLKNNKLEKIPKGAFSELTGLRELYLQNNYLTNEGMDNETFWKLSSLEYLDLSSNNLSQIPSGLPRNIVLLHLEKNAIKVIGRDVLTQIKNLEYLLLHNNKLKARGIHPLAFQGLKKLHTVHLYNNMLERIPSGLPRRVKTLMILHNQISEINRNDFATTYFLEELNLSYNKLKSPQIHREAFRKLRQLKSLDLSGNNLHTVPFGFPKNLQILKLKENEISIIPKGTLSGMTKLRELYLSNNKLKINSIYSRAWRELSSLQSLDMAGNQLTSIPSGLPESLEYLYLQNNKITTVSENAFESTPKIKGIYLRFNKIAVGALKESTFQNLKHLQVLDIEGNLEFSNSSKNKDDSEEEMEDEEEEEDLR